A section of the Subtercola frigoramans genome encodes:
- a CDS encoding ABC transporter permease has protein sequence MWVGYVLRELGHRWRQAATVILGIAVAVAVVIVIGGVALGLQAAQSVAVASLYGVGTDITVTRPAAPGSAAPKFNFGKADGASAGGSTQFVQSKLAVARGLATSEMSQATTVAAVPSVSSVESVLMLDNYDFSGVIPDITGNLPPASGDGVAADGPTGADGAGGSSFGVDTFSVAGIDVAHEADAGPLASTTVTAGRALTLADVGQRVALVDEAYAKENQLSVGGPVNIGGVDIPIVGLVTSSSTGTPTRANAYLPLDVAQTLSGLPGQITHVYVKAASSSDVGSIQQALKSALPETVVETQSELAGSVTGSLTTANDLTRTLGLWLSVIAFAAATLLAALFTVAGVTRRTREFGTLKALGWKNWQVSSQVAGEAVVEAIFGTVVGLALGAVSILLVNAFAPSFAATLSTSGASAQIPLMSPFPAALVPVMVGLAIGAALVSSIAGSLRVARLRPSEALRSAE, from the coding sequence ATGTGGGTTGGGTACGTTCTTCGTGAACTCGGCCATCGATGGCGGCAAGCCGCCACGGTGATCCTCGGGATTGCGGTTGCGGTTGCCGTCGTGATCGTGATCGGTGGTGTCGCGCTCGGGTTGCAGGCGGCCCAATCAGTAGCGGTGGCGTCACTGTACGGCGTTGGTACGGACATTACTGTGACGCGGCCAGCCGCGCCCGGATCGGCTGCACCGAAGTTCAATTTCGGCAAGGCGGATGGTGCTTCAGCGGGCGGTTCGACGCAGTTCGTTCAAAGCAAGCTTGCCGTTGCCCGAGGACTGGCGACATCGGAGATGTCACAAGCCACCACGGTGGCAGCGGTCCCATCGGTGTCGTCGGTGGAGTCGGTTCTGATGCTCGACAATTACGACTTCAGTGGTGTGATCCCTGACATTACCGGGAACCTCCCACCCGCGTCGGGGGATGGCGTCGCTGCCGACGGCCCGACCGGGGCCGATGGTGCGGGTGGGAGCTCGTTCGGTGTCGATACCTTCAGCGTTGCTGGTATCGACGTGGCGCACGAAGCCGACGCTGGCCCTCTCGCATCGACGACGGTCACTGCGGGTCGGGCATTGACACTCGCGGATGTCGGACAGCGGGTGGCGTTAGTTGACGAGGCGTATGCGAAAGAGAACCAGCTCAGTGTCGGGGGTCCGGTGAACATCGGCGGCGTAGACATACCCATTGTCGGATTGGTGACTTCGTCCTCGACTGGCACTCCGACGCGGGCGAATGCGTACCTGCCGTTGGATGTTGCGCAGACTTTGAGTGGCCTGCCGGGTCAGATCACCCATGTCTACGTCAAGGCTGCGTCTTCTTCCGATGTCGGCTCGATTCAGCAAGCGTTGAAGTCTGCGCTTCCGGAAACGGTTGTTGAAACCCAGTCAGAGCTGGCGGGTAGCGTAACTGGTTCCTTGACGACGGCCAACGATTTGACCCGCACGCTGGGTTTGTGGTTGAGCGTCATTGCTTTTGCGGCTGCAACTCTTCTCGCTGCACTCTTCACCGTCGCCGGTGTCACCCGCCGCACCCGCGAATTCGGAACGCTCAAGGCTCTCGGTTGGAAAAACTGGCAAGTCTCTTCGCAGGTTGCCGGTGAGGCGGTGGTGGAAGCGATTTTCGGCACGGTCGTCGGGCTCGCCCTGGGTGCTGTGAGCATCCTGTTGGTCAACGCTTTCGCGCCGTCGTTCGCGGCCACCTTGTCAACGTCTGGGGCATCCGCGCAGATTCCTCTGATGTCACCGTTCCCTGCTGCTCTGGTGCCCGTGATGGTTGGCCTGGCGATCGGCGCGGCTCTGGTTTCCTCGATCGCAGGCTCTCTGAGAGTCGCCCGCCTTCGCCCATCTGAAGCGCTTCGAAGCGCGGAGTAG
- a CDS encoding DUF2127 domain-containing protein: MTEEASVPAGEVAVAGRRARVLELVYRVGIIIKGIDGLIELVAGLLLWLAPGILRASLAPLMHTDSDDETLRLFIAQYAGRLDTTLAAGASAFVIVFLLTHGIVKLVLVYCLLKEYRWVYPYALAVLGLFAVYQIYTVIQKPTVGLIVLALLDIVIIWLVWREWRTLTQAAERTQPARPEFGASKPGIRE; this comes from the coding sequence ATGACCGAAGAAGCGAGCGTTCCCGCGGGTGAGGTTGCCGTGGCTGGCCGTCGAGCGCGGGTTCTTGAGCTGGTCTACCGTGTCGGCATCATCATCAAAGGCATCGACGGACTCATCGAACTCGTTGCCGGGCTCCTTCTCTGGCTAGCACCGGGCATTCTTCGGGCCTCGCTCGCGCCCCTCATGCACACGGACTCCGACGACGAAACCCTACGGTTGTTCATTGCCCAATACGCCGGCCGCCTCGACACAACCCTTGCCGCCGGCGCAAGCGCTTTCGTGATCGTGTTCCTGCTCACCCACGGCATCGTCAAACTCGTGCTCGTCTACTGCCTGCTCAAGGAGTACCGGTGGGTCTACCCCTACGCGCTGGCCGTGCTCGGGCTGTTCGCCGTCTACCAGATCTACACGGTCATCCAGAAACCAACCGTCGGCCTGATCGTGCTCGCCCTGCTCGACATCGTCATCATCTGGCTCGTCTGGCGGGAATGGCGAACCCTCACGCAGGCTGCCGAAAGAACACAACCAGCGAGACCAGAATTTGGTGCATCGAAACCTGGAATCAGAGAGTGA